The Pyrus communis chromosome 8, drPyrComm1.1, whole genome shotgun sequence region CAAATGTCTTATAAAGTTTTCTCTGAAACAtgattgaaaatatattttaaaattaaaatatatatatttttctcaaaaaatatgGGCTAACCATAGGGTTTTTAGGCGGTTTTGCAACATTGTTATAAAATCTGTATGCATTCACCTTTGTTGCACCGTGAGGTTCTGAAAATTAATGTATGACATTTTGTTGATATTCTTGAGTATGGAGTCCTATTTCGTCAATGTTTTGGAGTTCATTACtgttttatccatttatttttcagtttttagcttaaatattataatacatttgTCGCTCACTAAATGCTAAAACTTACGCTATAAAGTTACTTTTTatcatgaaggaaaagatttagcaaaaataaaagatcttaattttttttttcaataaagtGGGCTAACTATAAGCATGAAACTCAATGTTTATTGCAGATGACTAATAGCAATTTTTTATGAGTTTTTAATTACAGAATTGTGTTCTTCTCGGTCTTCAGAAGGGGTGGATAATTATGGCTTGCCACCAGTTATCCccctttttgaattttttttttatttttacagaatTATGTTTCTTTTGGCAGTGACCCCTTAATAAACGCAGGTTCACCATTAATATTATCGATATTATTCTTACTTAATCACATATCATTAAGTGTAAAGTTTTATCATAAAAGGCTTCAATGATACTAAGGATAAAAACGCATATATAAGTTGTATTTTGTTACATGCCTAATGCAGATTCTATTCTCCAATATTTCTTAAGTAATTCTATCTTTTCAACAAACCCTATCTTAATTCTTTAGCCATTAAGCACATGCGATCAACATCGTTGGGCTTGTCAAGAGAAAGTAGTATTACATTTCACTTTCATTAAgcaaaaatatttgcaaattgCACGTTACCATCATGTCAACTTCTTGCAGCTTGAGATACGATAAACTTTGCAATATAAAAACTCAATCACTCGCCATGTCCAATCCAAGGTCGCAATCAAGAGATAACTAACATGCCTAATTGTCGATTTGTTCAGAATTTGTACAGagtttgacaaatttttttccaAACTTTAATTTCAGTCGATTTTCTCCCCTAAACTATTATGTATAGCCACTTGCCCTTTAcattagatttaaaaaaaaattcatctaaTTTTCAATCTATTTTCATTACATGAACATCACATGACAATTGTATACGTACAAAAGGGTAATTTGGTTTAGTAAATTGGACGCAAAACCAATACTTTGCAACTGCTAATTGGACTTGCATGgctaattcaaaataaaaagtatacgGAGTCCACCATttcaaaagaacaagaagaaaaaactcCACATTAGGATAAAATTACTTTGTTGCCTCAAGTATTTGCCATgataccaaaataaataaaaattagtttgaatttgttaaaattaaaatccatgaaaaaattaacaacttcttACAATTTTCGAAAAGAAATCAACAGATTCCTCTAACTAATAATTGAAactcatcctcatcctcttaaaaaaaaaaatcctctatAATTGAATTCTATACACACAGCCAAGACATATATCCACTTATCCCCACGTGGCAGGCCGATTTCACACCGATCAAGATTGCTAAATACATGCCACGTGTGATAGTGCCCACTTTATGTCATGTCAAATTCAGCTGGCTTTACCCGAATCTCGTGTTCAGTTGTCCATCCCCTTGAATTTGGTCGCTTTTTGCGACACTGTTACCCTTTGCCTTTTCGACCCTTATCCCTAACCCCTTGCCTTTTTTCCAATCAATCGAGTAAATAATCGTAGGGTATTGAAACGATCATGCAATATAATTATTGTTTCACTCGGACCCTTATCCAACTTGAATGTAACGTTTTCATAAACTAGTAGAAATCATATGGGACCGCCGTCCATTTTTAGTATTTGTTTTGGAGCgaaaaaatagtaatattcGGCGTCCAATCCGAAACTAGATGACTTCGAACATGACACCAATGCAACCTGTTCCATTTCTACAGTTTCCACCATCTCTAACTGTTTCTATAAATTAAGGTCCATGGCCTGCGTCGCAAATGCAACTAGAATTCACTCCAAAAGCAAAATCCAATCACTTCTTCGCTGCAAAGCAACACActtcgttttttttcttttttggcaaAAATCCCTTCTTCCTGGGCTGCAAAAAGCATTTCTTGCTTTGCCTTGCTgcaaaattaagcgcgcatctCTGCTAAAATGTGGGGTATCGAGCTGACCGATTTTATTCCGGGTTTGCCTGCAGAACTGGGACTCGAGTGCCTGACTTGGTTGCCCTACACAGCTCACCCAGTTGCTTCCCGGGTCTGCCGTCCATGGCGGACTCTCTTAGAAAGTCAAGATTTTTACTTTCACAGGAAGAAAACCGGACGTACCTACAAAGTTGCATGCTTGGTTCAAGCTCTTCCTCCAAAGCTTGTTGCATCAGAATCTGACGTAACCAAATCCACCGAGTCACCGGCCTACGGAATCACCGTGTTTGACCCGGCCAGTCGTTCGTGGGATAGACTCGACCCGGTTTCTGAGTACCCAAATGGGCTGCCCCTGTTTTGCCAATTGGCAAGCTGTGAAGGGAAGCTTGTGGTGATGGGCGGGTGGGACCCGGTGAGTTACGACCCGGTCACCGACGTGTTTGTGTACGACTTCACTACTTCGCATTGGAGGAAAGCCAACGACATGCCGTCCAAGCGCTCTTTTTTCGCTATCGGATCGGACGCGGGCCAGGTGTACGTGGCGGGCGGGCATGACGAGAACAAGAACGCCTTGAAGTCCGCATGGGTTTATGATGTGAGATCGGACGAGTGGACTGAGTTGACTCCGATGAGTAATGATCGGGACGAGTGTGAAGGGGTGGTGATTGGGAGCGAGTTTTGGGTGGTTAGCGGGTACCGCACCGAGAGTCAAGGAGTGTTCGAGGGAGGTGCCGAGGTGTTGGAGTTGGGATCACGGCAGTGGCGGCTGGTGGACGAGGCGTGGGAGGCGGGCCATTGTCCAAGGCATTGTGTTGGAGTAGGGGACGATGGGAAATTGGTGAGTTGGGGTAAGTTGGACTCGGGGTTCCGAGTTGGAACGTGCGGAGTCATGCTTGGGGGTGGGACCCTGGTGGTGGGGTCGGAGTGCCAAGGTGCAAGTCAAGGGTTCTATATGGTGGAAGAAATGAAGGGACGTCAAAACGGTAAATTATATGAGATTAGTGTGCCTGATGAGTTTTCTGGGTTTGTTCAATCAGGTTGCTGCGTTGAGATTTAGATATTAATTAATAAGGATAATGACACATGAGATGAGAGTATATGTATGCTTTTAATTTGGGTGCAATCTTTTCTATTTAATGATATGTGTAACATATAGTCTCTTTGTCTTATATTTAATGATATGTGTAACTATAATACTCACAAGCAGCACATACACAATTACGTATGCCCTTAATTTTTGAGTGTCCCTTCGTTTCGGTAAATAGGCATTTGGACACATCACACTATAAAGAATTATGCTAGATTCAATAGTCCGACTCACGTGATTGGAAAAAAACTTACATGCAACTTAAAACGTAAACATGAAATATCgttgttttaaaatatttgttaGTTTATCATTTTATGTTGCTTGTAAGTTTATATCTCGTGGGATTACTGTGACCCTTCTtacgatttgaaagagtttacATGCATTTGATGAAATGCAAAACTTGAGATAGCGCCGAGATAGCATCCTATTGTCCTAGTTACACGTGAGTTTCTATCCTACGGCTATCTATAATCCTTTTGCGAACGATGAAAGTTACATGCACCTGAAATGCAAATTAGTTGTCCTAATTGCGTGTAATATTTTATGATGGTGTTGTCTGTTAATCCTTACTTATGGCTCACAATGCGTTGACGGCTCAAGTTCGGCACCGACAAACATCCTATCATCCAATGACATGGCGGCAGTGattcatttatataaaaattgaagGGGTATATGTACATGCATGCCTACGTATGTAACGTGCGGAAGGTTAAGTTTGTAATATGGCTTTTCTTGTTTGGCATATGGCTTTTCTTGTTTGTCATATGACAAACATCCTATCATCCAATGACATGGGTGAACTGTATCTTGTTTGGCATATGGCTTTTCTTACAGAgattctttcattttgcattcaGATTTTTTTAGCAAGTCGATTTATAAGTTTGTCTCCTATTTTATATGTGTAATTtctattttatctaatttttttgaacatttttaccttttaaatttattttaggGGTGTAGTTCTATATATGTCTTCTTTTTTTACTGTATTTTTTTAAAGAGGAATAagatttatgtttttctttttcttattatttggtTTTTAACTTTACGAGAAGTAATGATTATATCCTCTGATTAGGTGTGAAATTCGCGAGATAAAGAAATGTGGGAAGATGAACTTGATCCGACCagaatataatttaaaatataggtGGACTGGGAGGATTGGAGTGAACATGGGTTGAGGTTGTGCAGTCTAAAAGTTGAGAGTTCGTAGATTTGAGAGGGCAACTCAACAGTGTTCCTGTATACCTAAACACTGCCCTATTATTTCCATACGACAGAAGTAGAAAAAAGGAACAGTACTCAATTATTAGGCCGAATAGACATCACCTCATATATAACACTAATTTTATTTAGTCAAATAGTACTAATCATGTTGTTGATCACTTTCATTATATAAAGAAATTATTTATATTAGAGATATAGTCATCAACATAATCGATTTTGTTTGTCTAAATACTCTATCTGTAGTGCACAATGTTCGACTCCTTTATAACTAATTAGATAACTCAAAACTTAGGATGAAAAAGAACGAGGTCCTCTAGGAAAGGTGACATCCTAGGCCGgatcaaacaaaaagaaaagggacAAACAAAAGATTTGGATGTTAATTTGTATTGTCAACCTTAGGTAACTTATGGCTCGTTTACTAATCTATAATCAGAATGAGAGAAATGAATCAATTTAAGTTCACATTTAAGCATATGAAGAGGTTCAAGTATGTCTATGAGAGGAACTGAACCTCCAACGGTTCTTTTAACTATGTCTCCATATCTCCTAAGTTGCAGGCGATTCAAAAGCATCGATAGGTTCATATTTAAGCATATCAAGAGGTTCAAGTACTGAAAGACAAGTAGTTCAAATCGTACCGTTCCATTGTACATTGGCATTCCCTTGAAGTAAACCTTTTCATGAGCAGCATTTGGCAGTATGTCAGTCGCTCCCGTTAATAGCGGAAACAAACTCACTTCCCGGACACAAGCTTGCTTTTCTGGCTGCATGATCAAGCAGATCAAAGATATTGACATCAGCCTAATAACATCAATGAGTTGACTTCGTTCCTTGATGTTCCGTCACAAGAGAGAAACATATCCCGGAACTAGCTAGCATGATGTAAACGAGTGACAGGTAGGTGATTGCAGTGGTTGAAGGAGAACCACAATTAGAAACTTGCTAATCACGTGCTTCCATAAGGAATTCCATGTTCATCAAAGATAACAAAGCCTGTTTTCATCGACTTTGTGCTAAATTCTCCTAAAGCTTGCGGCTGCAGCAGACTTCCCATGATGTAGGACGAAGCAAGCTCTGTGCCCCAACAACATTCAATGACGGGTCTATAATAAGCGCGGGAAGCGAGCCAAAGGTCATCATCAACGCTAGACACTTCACCAGTGGAAGAAAATGATCTGCATACATTGATGGTTAAGTCCATTTTCTCGGTATTCATGTAAATAAATCGCTCTaaagtttaaataaaaagattatcTTTGCCCAATCTAGGCCTTTCATACATTGTGCTCTTCCAAGCTTATTGTGCTCTTCCAAGCTTTTACTAAGCTAGGAACTGTTGATTATTGGCTCAAACAAAGTAGTCTAAAACCAATAAATGATTTCGGCTacttttgtggtcaaaattggtggttggcatgctacatgtgggaaacaaaaaatggatgcacttatgcctaattctttttgacttgatgagaggcctttggcctataaaagtgtgtaggcataactcaaaaacaacaacgaagaaagaaaaatagcaagaagccattcggcatagagaagaattttctcaaattgtcttgctttgtatttttggttttctcttcctattgtaagtgtgagagtttgggttattcgggtctttgggaaattgagtgataaacactattgtatgttctcattgattatagtggaatactccgtcgtctccaaactggatgtaggcattgccgaaccagtataaatcttggtgttcttgttggtattgttccatttatcttttgtcagttattgtggtttattttcactcacacttggttgacgcttccgcacaacaagtggtatcagagcctagttttTCGACTAGGCGTTCTCGTGGGAGTGAAAAATTTGCTGGCGCTACAGTCCCGTGAATAGTGCCGAGTAGATGGCTGGAGATAAAGATGAATCTGTGAAGGGGAAGGAGTCGGCATTGTCTTCGTCGGCACCTACATCCAATAGACATCAAATTGCCACTACAAGGTTAGAGGTTGATAAATTCAATggctctaataattttggtatgtggcaatgtgaagtTATGGATGTGTTGTATCAACAAGAGTTGGATATGGTTCTGGAAGATAAACCAGAAGATATTGATGACAAGCAGTGGACACGAATTAATCTTCATGCTTGTGCTGTTATTCGATCGTTCCTTGATAAGGAGTTGAAATACCCGTATATGAAGGAAACTTCTGCTAAGGAGTTATGGACAAAATTGGAAGAGAAGTATATGACCAAGAGTGCAGAAAATCGGCTCTTCTTGAAGAAGCGACTCTTCCGATTTCAGTATCGTCCAGGTATTACTATGCACGAACACCTCaatgattataataaaatacttgCTGATTTAGCAAAccttgatgtgaaaattcctGACGAGGATAAGGCACTATGTTTGTTAAATTCATTGCCTGATGATtatgatcatttgacaactacttTGTTGTATGGAAAATCCGAGGTGAAACTTGATGAGGTGTCTGCGGCATTGGTGAATCATGAGTGTCGTAAGAAGGAACTAAAGACTCACAATTCACAAACCGAGGCACTTGTTGCAAGGGGTCGAACAGAGGAAAGAAAATCTGGGAAGCGGGGAAAATCTCGTTCAAAGTCATGAGGGAAGTTTCCTGCtaaagatgaatgtgccttttgtcgcCAAAAGGGTCATTGGAAGAAAGACTGCCctaaattgaagaacaaagagaaggagaaagcgGGTTCTGAAGCAAATATTGCAAAATCTGGAGATGATGATTTCGAGTTTGCTTTGGCTAGTTCATCTGCTGATGGTCACTCCAAGGAGTGAATTTTGGATTGAGGTTGCACCTATCATATGTGTCCCATTCGAGAATGGTTTTCTAATTTCGAGGAGCTGGATGGTGGAATTGTTTTGATGGGTAATGATAATGCCTGCAAAACCCAAGGGATAGGCAAAAtctgtttgaagatgcatgatgGAACAGTCAGAGAATTAAGTGATGTTCGGTATGTACCAgatatgaagaaaaatcttatctcACTGGGTGCATTGGAATCCAAGGGTCTCAAGATCACCATGAAGGGTGGAGTTCTTAAAGCTGTTTATGGGGCACTGGTGGTGATGAAAGGTACAAGACGAAATAACTTGTATTTCTTGCAGGGGAGTACAGTTATTGGTGAAGCAGCTGTCACCGAAGCTGCTGACGCAGATAGCACAGACACCACGAGGTTATGGCATATGCGTCTTGGGCATGCTGGTGAAAAAGCGTTGCAAGGATTGGTGAAGCAAGGCTTATTGAAAGGTGCAAAggcatgcaaattggaattctgtgagcattgtgtgtTGGGTAAGCAAACTAGAGTAAAATTTGGCACTGCTATTCACCACACTAaaggcattcttgattatgttcacactgatgtttggggaccttcCAA contains the following coding sequences:
- the LOC137741731 gene encoding F-box/kelch-repeat protein At2g44130-like, whose product is MWGIELTDFIPGLPAELGLECLTWLPYTAHPVASRVCRPWRTLLESQDFYFHRKKTGRTYKVACLVQALPPKLVASESDVTKSTESPAYGITVFDPASRSWDRLDPVSEYPNGLPLFCQLASCEGKLVVMGGWDPVSYDPVTDVFVYDFTTSHWRKANDMPSKRSFFAIGSDAGQVYVAGGHDENKNALKSAWVYDVRSDEWTELTPMSNDRDECEGVVIGSEFWVVSGYRTESQGVFEGGAEVLELGSRQWRLVDEAWEAGHCPRHCVGVGDDGKLVSWGKLDSGFRVGTCGVMLGGGTLVVGSECQGASQGFYMVEEMKGRQNGKLYEISVPDEFSGFVQSGCCVEI